The following are encoded in a window of Prochlorococcus marinus str. MIT 1013 genomic DNA:
- the sfsA gene encoding DNA/RNA nuclease SfsA → MIEIGKTIIKFPPLVEGILIKRYKRFLADVELADGEIVTAHCANTGPMKGVLRPGGRVRLKFSPSPKRKLDWSWEQAEVPSHNELKRCWVGINTSLPNKLIRNLVEANGLEKQLGSIANIKPEVKYGLEGKSRIDLLLKPKTNNSDSRDIYIEVKNTTWCEKTLALFPDTVTTRGQKHLRELMSICTNSRAILIPCISRSDMEIFAPSDLADPLYGKLFRQAISMGVEVVPCSFGFFSDHITWEGVKPFKISQK, encoded by the coding sequence GTGATTGAGATTGGGAAAACCATTATTAAGTTTCCCCCTCTTGTAGAGGGAATCTTAATTAAAAGATATAAGAGATTTTTGGCTGATGTTGAGTTGGCTGATGGTGAAATTGTTACTGCTCATTGTGCAAATACAGGACCAATGAAAGGGGTTTTGAGGCCTGGTGGTCGAGTTAGACTTAAGTTCTCTCCTTCTCCTAAACGTAAATTAGATTGGTCTTGGGAGCAAGCTGAGGTGCCAAGTCATAATGAGCTGAAAAGATGCTGGGTTGGTATTAATACATCTTTACCTAATAAATTGATTAGAAATTTGGTTGAGGCGAATGGCTTAGAGAAGCAATTGGGTTCAATTGCAAATATCAAGCCTGAAGTTAAATATGGTTTAGAGGGTAAAAGTCGAATTGATTTGTTACTTAAACCAAAAACAAACAACTCAGATAGTAGAGATATTTATATAGAGGTTAAAAATACAACTTGGTGTGAAAAAACATTAGCTTTATTCCCGGATACGGTAACCACAAGAGGTCAAAAACATTTGAGGGAGCTAATGAGTATTTGTACTAATTCAAGGGCGATATTGATTCCTTGCATAAGTAGAAGTGATATGGAAATTTTTGCACCTTCTGATTTAGCAGATCCTTTATATGGAAAATTATTTAGACAGGCAATATCTATGGGTGTAGAGGTTGTTCCATGCTCATTTGGTTTCTTTTCGGACCACATAACTTGGGAAGGTGTTAAACCCTTTAAGATTTCACAAAAATAA